In Aminiphilus circumscriptus DSM 16581, the sequence GACAGGAGTGGAAGATGTATCGCTGCCATTATAAAAAATCATGCTGGGAAAATGTTACTTGTGCAGCGAAAAACGTCCCTATGGTTTTTATCCTGTATGCGTTGCGTGTAAAATGATATTTTCGCCTCCGGCAGGCGCTCTTCGCGTTGCTTTGTCCGTGTCGATTTTCCGAAACACGCGGTTTATACACCGTGAGACTTTGAGAATTCCGTTTTTCCTCCAGGGGTGATCGATGTTCCACGCCGCGAGGCAGCATTGAAAATCGCAGAAGTGTCCTTTTACGCGCCTTCCAGTGGGCGTACAATGGAAAAGAAAAAAGCGCGTTGAAAGGCGTCGGGGCGGAAAAATGCATTTTCGCCGCGGAAAGCGGGACGGGAAAGTCTTCTTTGCGACGGGGAGAAACTGAGCCCTGAGTGTGAAAAGAGGAGCTGACATGGACAACTACGCGAAGGTGACGCCGGAAATTCTGACAGCGCTTGAATCCGTCGTGGGCGTGCGGAACGTGTCCACGGATCGGGAAAAGCGCGAGGTCTATTCCTACGACGAGGTGAATCGGGGGTATTGGGACGGCGAGTACGTGGCGGAGGTGGTGGTCTTTCCGGAATCTCCGGAGCATGTGGCGGCCGTTCTTGCTCTGGCGAACGAGCGGCGCATTCCCGTCACGCCCAGGGGCGCCGGAACGGGACTCTCCGGCGGGGCGGTTCCCCTGCATCGCGGCATTGTGCTCTCCTTCGAGAAGATGAACCGCATTCTCGAACTGGATACGGACAATCTCACCATCACCGTGGAGCCCGGCATCGTCACGGCGGAGATCACCAAGGCAGCCCGTGCGGCGGGGCTCCTTTACGCGGGAGACCCCTGCAGCGGCGATGCTTCCTTCATCGGAGGCAACGTGGCGGAAAACGCGGGGGGAAACAAGGTGGTGAAATACGGCTCCACCGGTGCCTCGGTGCTGGCTCTCGAAGCGGTGCTTCCGGACGGCTCCGTCACCTGGTTCGGAGGCAAGCGCCGCAAGGACGTGACGGGATACGACTTCGTCCATCTGCTCGTGGGTTCCGAGGGAACCCTTGCGGTGGTGACGAAGATCGTCCTCAAGCTCCTTCCCCTTCCGGCTCGGGTGGTGGATCTTCTGATTCCTTTTCCCGATACGGAGAGCGCCGTGTCCTTCGTTCCCCGGATTCTCCGGGAGGCGAAGGTGGTGCCGTCCTCCATCGAGTTCATGGACAGGACCTCCATTCTCCTTGCCCAGCGCTATCTGAACATTCGTCTTCCCCACGACGACGCGGGAGCGCATCTCATCGTCCAGCTCGAAGGAAACGATCCGAAGATGCTTGCCGACGAATACGAGCGCGTCGGCGACCTCTGTTTCGCCCACGGAGCCCTGGAGGTCTTCGTGGCGGACAACCGAAACGTGCGGGACAAGCTCTGGAAAGCCCGAAAGTGCCTCGCCGAGGCGATCATGGCCTTTTCCGCCCACAGCTGTCTCGAGGACATCGCCGTTCCCTCCAGCGCCGTTCCGGAACTCATGCGGCGCACGGCGGCGATCACCGACAGATGGGGCATCGAGGGAGTGCATTTCGGCCACATCGGCGACGGCAATATGCACATCAATTTCATGCTCCCTGAAAAACGTTCAGACTGGCACGACCTCTTCTGCGGAGCGCTCCGGGAGCTTTACGCGGCGGCGAGAGACCTGGGGGGGACGATTTCGGGCGAGCACGGCATCGGATTGAAACGCCGGGACTATATCACGACGGTGCTCGATCCAGCCCAGGTGGAACTCATCCGGCGGGTGAAACGCGCCTTCGATCCGAACAACATCCTGAACCCCGGAAAGATCGTCCCCGAAGCGCTTTCCTGACGCGTTCTCCCGGGAAACCGCGCTTCCGGTGTCTTTCGTTCAGGGAATCTCTGAATAAGGCTACGTCAGCCCCGCAGGGCGCCTCGCAGAGCCTGATGCGACCCGAGTCAAGGGAAAGCGAAAGGTCTTTATTCAGGGCTTCCTCAGAATAGCCGGTTTCCGCCGGTTCTAGCGCCGCGTCGCGAGATCCTGGAACGTGAGATACTCCATCACGGCCTTCTTGCGCGCTCCCTCCGCGTCTCCCTGCGCATTTCCCCGCAGAATGGTCAGGTAGTCTTCGAAGGCGGTCCGGAAGCGTTCCCGGGCGATTCGCAGCGGTGCGTTCTCTCCCGGGATGGGATGACTTCCCATGTCCTCCGGAAGAGCGAAGAGGGTGACGATCACCTTGCCGCTCCGCAGCAGCGAGACGGTGAGGTCCTGGCGGCCCCGGGGAAGGTCCATGCGGATCGTCACACGTTCCCCCTGCGTGGTGGAGAGTACGCCCTCGAGCCTCTCCGCTCCCGCGGGTTTCACGGAGAAGGATGCGCCGTCCCCGGTGAGGACACGGAACTGCTCGCCTTCGAGGCGGAGCGTGAGGAGTCGGAAGGCCTCCGAGGCTTTTCCGTAGGACGTGTCCGCCTTCATGAGCACAGCCCAGGTCCCCTCGAAGGGGCTCAACGGAGGAAGGGGGATCTGGTCGGAAAGTCCCGGGCGGGAGTCCTCGGGGACCGTGGTGGGGATGGGCGGCAGTGCCACGCCGAAGGGGTCGCCCATTCCTTCGGGGAGCGGTGGCAGAGGAGGAAGGACGAGCACCCCCTGTTCCGCCTCTCCGGAGAGTGTGGTTTGATCGGGGGCTCCGCCCTCGGGCAGAGGAGGAAGGCCCACGCCTTCCGTCGGTCGAGGCACGTCCGGAGACCTGTTCATCTCGGGAAGGGCTGGCAACGCAACGTCCTCCGCCGGGGATGGAACGGTAGTCGGCGAGGACTCCGGCTCCGGCAGGGGCGGCAGTTCCACGCCCGTCTCGGAAGGCGCGTCCGGGGAGATCACGGGCGGCGTGTCCTTCCGGGACGCCGGAACCTCTTCGGAAACGGCTGTTTCGGAGGGGGCAGCGAGCTGTTCCGGTAAGGGAGGAAGCTCGGATCGCCCATCCTCCAATGCAGGCGAAACGGCTTCATCTCCGTCTCCGGAGATGTCGGGCGAGAGCAGGGCATCCACGCGCTCCTGAGGAGGTTCGGAAAGAGAAAACGGTGCCTGGTCTCCGGAGACCGCGGGCTGTGTTGTCAGTGTTTCCGGAAGGGGTGGTAGTTCCGTTGCCGTCGGCGCCGTTTCGCCTGCGGCGGGATGTGCGGCGGAAAGCGCGAGAACGAGGAGAAATGCAATGGGAGCCCTTCCTCGTGCGCGGGCAGGAAGACTGTTCCGTGGAGGGACCGGAGTCTCTGCGGCGGAGGGAAAACGCCGTGTGAACAGTTCGGGGAGGCGCGGGTTCTCCGGACGTTCCCTGTGCATGATCATCTCTCCTTTTGTTGACGATGTTGCTTCCACGGCTCATTGTAGCACGAGGCATTTCCCATCCGGCACGGCCTGTTTTCGTCCGTGTGCCTTCTTCTGTGGAGAGACAGGAGTGGCGGAGAAAGAGAAAACATGGTATTATTCAAGGTAGATATTTATCATAGCGATGCAAGAAAGGAGTAGGAGACGTGGAACTGCACGAATTCCAAGAGTATTGTCGCCTGAGGAACATTCTCGAACAGCGCTGTGAGGAGCTGTGCCATCTCTATGTGCAGATCTATTTCGATCTGGAGCGGGATGATCGGGAGATCCATGTGAACAGTGTGGAGACGGGGAAGAGCGGGCGCATTCTCATCCAGTATTCCACGGGACAGGAAGAAGAGATGCTCTATCTGCCTCCGGAATATCTCTGGCGGACCAATGAGGAAGTGCGGGTTCTCATGGAGCTGGATCGGGATAAAAAGGACAGGGAACTCAGGGATCGCCGGGCGGCGCGGACCTGAAAGGCAGCGCTCCATTCTGTGGAGGACGGTGTGGAACATCGTCGTATCCGGGAGTGATTTCCTCATGTACGGAGCCTTCGAAAAAGAGGGCTCCGTGTGTTTGTGTATTTTTTGAGATCCTTACGAAGCACACAAAAAATGATACACTGAGCGTGGACGGACATAACCGCCTCCCAGAATGAATATTGCATGGGAAACGTCGGTATCCGACAACTCCAGGGTTTTCCACGTCACGGAGGGACGACGGCCGTGGTGTTCGAATGTACAAAAAATGTACGGAAACGGAAGAGGAAGCGTTCTTCATGAATCAGGCGAAGTGTCCGCCTCCTGGTGAGACGGCGAAGACGACTCTGTCGGAGAACGAGGCGGGACAACACATGAGCGAAGCGCAGAACAATGGGGTGTTCCGTCTTTTGGGGCGCCTGGTGGAGGAGAGTGCTGTCTCCTTCGCCCTGCATGAGCACTGTGCCACCCGGACGGTGGCGGATGCGATGGACGCGCTTCGGTTCGACGTGTCGCGCCTCGCTAAGAAAGACCGTGGCGTTCCACGTTCGGGGAGGAGGTGTTGTCCTCGCGGCACTTCCGTTCCCACGGTCTACTGCGGTATCGGACGTCCCGACCGGACGCTGGAGATCGCTCCCGCCGATCTTCTGACGCTCTCGGGCGCTCGGAGCGAACGGTTTTCCCGCTGAGAGCGGAGGTGGAGGAGTCGGGGCTCTCCGTAAAATCTGTTCCGGACATCGCGTCTCCTTCGCTCTGTGGTCAACCGAAGAGGGCGGTGTGCGGCTTCATTGAGGAATTTCTTGTCGCTGCCGCCCAGCGGGAGAAGGTGCCTCATTCTCGCCGCATGAATGTATTTTCTTTCCCGATGAGTTGGTGTTCATGGTTCCGAACATGATGGTACAATACACACGGTGCGTTCCGTACTGTACCCCGTCATTGTAACGACTACAGAGGAGGTGGCCCCGGTGGCGGCCGAACAGCGACACGGCATTTCTTTGAAAATCCAGATTTTGGCGGGAGCTGCACTCATCATGGTGGGTCTCATCGCGGCGGTGTTCATGGGGAGTTATTTCGCTGCCAGGGACCGATTGCTCGAAGCATCCACAAAACAGGGGCTTGGTTCCTCATCGAGCCTGCAGATGGCCGTGGAAAGCGATCTTGCGCTGGTAAAACGCATGGCCTCGGCAAATCTCGAGATTACCGCGGGGCTCGTGCAGGGAGGGCGTCTCATGACGTCCATGAATACCGTCAAGGTCGGCGAGCGGGAGGTTCCCATCGTCTTCGTCTCCATTGGGGGGCTTCGGCAGATCACGGGGGATCACGCCATGGTGGACGAGTGGTCGAACCGGCTCGGCGGAGCCTTCACCATCTTCCAGGTCATCGAGGAGAACGGAAAACAGGAGATGGTCCGGGTGGCCACCACCATCGCCGACGAGACGGGGAAGCGCGTGGTGGGGTCGTCGATCTCCGCGGACGATCCGGTCTTTAAAGCCGTGGTGGAGCGCAAAGAGACCTTTAAGGGCGTCGTGGAGGTGCAGGGTACGATGTTTTACGGCGCGTACCGCATGCTCACCGCCGATCAGGAGGACAGTCCGAAACTCGTTCTCTTCGCCGGCATCGAAATGAGCCCTCTTCTGAATCTCATTCTCAACGCCCGCATGGGGGAAGGAAGCTACGCCTTCGCGTTCACCCAGGACGGAAAGGTCCTCGCGCATCCGGCGCTCGAAAAGGGAACGGACATTTCCTCGGCAGCGCCAGAATTCTGGGAGGCCTACGCCAAGACCGGAACAAGCGAAGAGGTCGTGAACTTCAGCTATCTTTTCCAGGGCAAACAGCGGGAGGGCTTTGTCTTTCCCATCAAGGAACTCGGCTGGAGCGTCGGCTTCTCCGTTCCGGACGAGATTGTCCTCAAACCCCTTGCGGCCATGCGGAACCAGATGCTCGTCACGGCGATTCCGGTTCTTCTCGTCGGCCTCGGAATACTCGCCCTCTTCGTGGGGCGCCTCGTGGCGCCGTTGCGGCGCGTGGTGGACACCGCCGGTGAGATCGCCCGGGGAAATCTCGCCGTCACGGTCACGGGGGACGAGACGAGCCGGAACGAGATCGCCGTCGTCCTGGGGGCCTTCGCGAGAATCACCGAATCCTATCGTGGCCTGGTGGAGAGAATGCTCGATCTGCGCCGTCTCTTCGACGAGCGTGGGGCGGACATGGCCCGCATCGGTGCCGATGTGGAGGAGGCCATCACAGGAACTCTCGATGCTGCCCAGGAAATGGTGGGAACGGTGAGTTCCATTTCCTCCGCCGCTGACGAGACGAGGGCCGGCGTGGACGAGGTGACCACCACGGCGCAGCACACCGCGCAGATCACCACGTCTTTGAGCGAAAAGGCGGGAGGCATTTCCGAAAAAGCCTCCGGCGACGGTGAAGCCGTACAGCATCTCGCGTCCGAGATCGAAAAGGTGGGAGGCGCGGGCAAACGGATCCGGGAGGCCATGAAGGCTCTGGAAGAATCCGTATCCCGCGTGTCCGATTTCGTGAACGCCATCACCGGCATCGCGGACCAGACGAATCTGCTCGCCCTGAATGCCGCCATCGAGGCCGCTCGTGCCGGAGACGCCGGTCGCGGGTTTGCCGTGGTGGCCGAGGAAGTGCGAAAATTAGCGGAGCAGTCCAATGAGGCGGCCCGGCAGGTCCAGACCATCATCGGAGAGATCCAGGAGCGTACCAAGAGCGCTACGAAGGACACGGAGCAGACCGTGACCCTCATCGGCGAGGCCATGGGCACCTCCACGACCACGGCGATGCGCATCCGGGAGATCGTTCCCCAGATCGCGGAGATCTCCGAGGGGGTTCAATCCATCGCGGCGTCCTCGCAGGAACAGCTCGCGAGCAACGAGGAAATCGCCGCCGCCATGGACAACATCCTCCATCAGGTCGGAGCGGGGCAGCGTGCGGCGGACATGGTGGAAAAAGCGTCCCGAAAGGTGGCGGAGCAGATGGACGCGCTTCGGGCCATTCGTGAGGAGCAGGGGCAGCTTCTCGAGTCGCTGGAGGAGATCCTCTCCGTGTACGTCCTAGAGGAGAAGGGCGCTCTCGGCGCGCCGCTCCCCGCTCTGCGGGGAGGAAAGAAGGGGTAGAGACGCCGCCTCCTGCCGAGGGGAACGAGGGTGGGGGCGAGCGCACGGAAACGTTTGAAAGGCTGGAGGAGACCTTCGGGAAATCCGGAGGAGAGTATGACCGGGAGGGACTTTCCCCTCCCGGTCTTGTTTTTCAGAATACCGCGTAGTCGCTGTCTTTCGGGTTGCAGAGGAACATGTGACCTGGCGAATGGGTGATCGCGAAGGGGGGACGGCTTGCCATCAGGGCCGCCTGGGGGGTCACGCCGCAGGCCCAGAAAACGGGTGTTTCGCCCTCGTGGATCGGAACGGCCTGGCCGAAGTCCGGCTGTCGGATGTCCGCGATGCCGATAGCAGCGGGGTCGCCGATGTGCACGGGCGCGCCGTGAACGGCGGGAAAGCGCCCCGTGCAGAGCACCGCCTTGGGGACCAGGGAGTGAGGAATGGGGCGCATGCTCACCACCAGAGGACCGGAGAGGCGTCCCGCGGGCATGCAGGGAATGTTCGTCTTGTACATGGGAACGTTCAGGCCGAGTTCCATATGACGTACCGGCACGCCTGCCTCGAGGAGCGCCCCTTCGAAGGAGAAGGAGCAGCCCAGAAGAAAGGCCACCAGATCGTCCCGCCAGTATTCCCGGATGTCCTCGGGTTCTGCCACGAGCTGTCCCTCTTTCCAGATGCGATATTTGGGCAGGTCGGTCCGAAGGTCCGCTCCAGGCGCGGTCAGTTTCGGCTCGGGATCGCCGGGTTCCGTGACGTCCAGAATAGGGCAGGGCTTGGGGTTGCGCTGGGCAAAGACGAGGAAATCGTAGGCCCACTCCCGGGGAAGGATCACAAGGTTCGCCTGTACGTGTCCGCGGCACAGGCCCGAGGTGGGGCGGGGCCATTCTCCGTTCCGGATCCGTTTCCGTGCCTCCTCGGGGCTTACGTGGGCCAGTGCATCCAGGGTCAGGGTCATGAAAAGAGCACCTCCTTCAGGGGGGTCACAGTGACATGGGCGTCCTCGAGTGCTTTGCGTATCTTCGCGGCGAGAGCCACCGCCTCGGGGTTGTCCCCGTGAAGGCAGATGGAGTGGGGACGCAGGTGCAGGATCGTGCCGTCCACGGTCTCCAGCGTTCCCTCCGTGGCCATGCGGAGCACCCGGGCGGCGGCCTCGTCGGGGTCCGAGATCACCGCTCCCGGACGATTCCGGGGTGTGAGCGATCCATCCGCTTGGTAGCTCCGATCCGCGAAGGCCTCCGCGGCGAAGGGAATGCCCGCCTTTCGGGCAGCCTCCTCGAAGAGTGAATTTGCCAGCCCGAGGAGAATCAGGCCCTCCGC encodes:
- a CDS encoding FAD-binding oxidoreductase; translated protein: MDNYAKVTPEILTALESVVGVRNVSTDREKREVYSYDEVNRGYWDGEYVAEVVVFPESPEHVAAVLALANERRIPVTPRGAGTGLSGGAVPLHRGIVLSFEKMNRILELDTDNLTITVEPGIVTAEITKAARAAGLLYAGDPCSGDASFIGGNVAENAGGNKVVKYGSTGASVLALEAVLPDGSVTWFGGKRRKDVTGYDFVHLLVGSEGTLAVVTKIVLKLLPLPARVVDLLIPFPDTESAVSFVPRILREAKVVPSSIEFMDRTSILLAQRYLNIRLPHDDAGAHLIVQLEGNDPKMLADEYERVGDLCFAHGALEVFVADNRNVRDKLWKARKCLAEAIMAFSAHSCLEDIAVPSSAVPELMRRTAAITDRWGIEGVHFGHIGDGNMHINFMLPEKRSDWHDLFCGALRELYAAARDLGGTISGEHGIGLKRRDYITTVLDPAQVELIRRVKRAFDPNNILNPGKIVPEALS
- a CDS encoding methyl-accepting chemotaxis protein; this translates as MAAEQRHGISLKIQILAGAALIMVGLIAAVFMGSYFAARDRLLEASTKQGLGSSSSLQMAVESDLALVKRMASANLEITAGLVQGGRLMTSMNTVKVGEREVPIVFVSIGGLRQITGDHAMVDEWSNRLGGAFTIFQVIEENGKQEMVRVATTIADETGKRVVGSSISADDPVFKAVVERKETFKGVVEVQGTMFYGAYRMLTADQEDSPKLVLFAGIEMSPLLNLILNARMGEGSYAFAFTQDGKVLAHPALEKGTDISSAAPEFWEAYAKTGTSEEVVNFSYLFQGKQREGFVFPIKELGWSVGFSVPDEIVLKPLAAMRNQMLVTAIPVLLVGLGILALFVGRLVAPLRRVVDTAGEIARGNLAVTVTGDETSRNEIAVVLGAFARITESYRGLVERMLDLRRLFDERGADMARIGADVEEAITGTLDAAQEMVGTVSSISSAADETRAGVDEVTTTAQHTAQITTSLSEKAGGISEKASGDGEAVQHLASEIEKVGGAGKRIREAMKALEESVSRVSDFVNAITGIADQTNLLALNAAIEAARAGDAGRGFAVVAEEVRKLAEQSNEAARQVQTIIGEIQERTKSATKDTEQTVTLIGEAMGTSTTTAMRIREIVPQIAEISEGVQSIAASSQEQLASNEEIAAAMDNILHQVGAGQRAADMVEKASRKVAEQMDALRAIREEQGQLLESLEEILSVYVLEEKGALGAPLPALRGGKKG
- a CDS encoding putative hydro-lyase, which gives rise to MTLTLDALAHVSPEEARKRIRNGEWPRPTSGLCRGHVQANLVILPREWAYDFLVFAQRNPKPCPILDVTEPGDPEPKLTAPGADLRTDLPKYRIWKEGQLVAEPEDIREYWRDDLVAFLLGCSFSFEGALLEAGVPVRHMELGLNVPMYKTNIPCMPAGRLSGPLVVSMRPIPHSLVPKAVLCTGRFPAVHGAPVHIGDPAAIGIADIRQPDFGQAVPIHEGETPVFWACGVTPQAALMASRPPFAITHSPGHMFLCNPKDSDYAVF